The Burkholderia pyrrocinia genome includes a window with the following:
- a CDS encoding ABC transporter ATP-binding protein: MRRTDEAATLELSHVTVRFGGVTAVNDVSLTLGTRDVVGLVGPNGAGKTTLFNAISGLVRPTQGAIRFAGTDMLRMPLHRRARSGIGRTFQVPQPMHELTVRENLVVAQRFGAGAVDAARIDEILSFLGLADKAQRNAATELALTELKALEVGKALATQPKLLLLDEVLGGLETSTKRRFMQTLLDVHERFGVGILLIEHDIETVMNLCRRVCVLNDGRLIADGAPGEVFRDPEVVRSYTGEAIDA; this comes from the coding sequence ATGCGGCGAACTGACGAGGCGGCCACACTCGAACTGTCGCACGTGACCGTCCGTTTCGGCGGGGTCACGGCCGTCAACGACGTGTCGCTGACGCTCGGTACGCGCGACGTGGTCGGGCTCGTGGGGCCGAACGGCGCGGGCAAGACGACGCTGTTCAACGCGATCTCGGGGCTCGTGCGGCCGACGCAGGGCGCGATTCGCTTCGCCGGCACGGACATGCTGCGCATGCCGCTGCATCGGCGCGCACGCAGCGGCATCGGCCGCACGTTTCAGGTGCCGCAGCCGATGCACGAGCTGACCGTGCGCGAGAACCTCGTCGTCGCGCAGCGCTTCGGCGCGGGCGCCGTCGATGCCGCGCGGATCGACGAGATCCTGTCGTTCCTCGGCCTGGCGGACAAGGCGCAGCGCAATGCGGCGACCGAGCTTGCGCTGACCGAACTGAAGGCGCTCGAAGTGGGCAAGGCGCTCGCGACGCAGCCGAAGCTGCTGCTGCTCGACGAAGTGCTGGGCGGGCTCGAAACCTCGACCAAGCGGCGTTTCATGCAGACGCTGCTGGACGTGCACGAACGGTTCGGCGTCGGCATCCTGCTGATCGAGCACGACATCGAGACGGTGATGAACCTGTGCCGCCGCGTCTGCGTGCTCAACGACGGACGGCTGATCGCCGACGGCGCGCCCGGCGAAGTGTTCCGCGATCCGGAGGTCGTCCGCAGCTATACGGGAGAAGCGATCGATGCTTGA
- a CDS encoding branched-chain amino acid ABC transporter permease, producing MIDLIAQSVYSGLLTGGGYALVALGLALVFGAMRVINMAHGELVLLAAYIAYTFETRTGINPMFAIPVAIPVVCAAAAIAWYLVSRIKRDRELNSLILTYGIGIVMTNAVLLIWAADVRSTGSAWMQDSVALAGLPDVMSMRSELLAFAISVVLMAGLWWWLSRSWYGRAVRAISSNRAAAALMGIDPHRTELAAFLVAGVLASCAGVAIYASSSIQPSIGEALTVKAFIITVLAGIGSIPGVLLAALLLGIVEALTVTLYSSALQQMAGMVLFLIVLYVLPNGLFGVARRRG from the coding sequence ATGATCGATCTGATAGCGCAGTCGGTGTATTCGGGCCTGCTGACGGGCGGCGGCTACGCGCTCGTCGCACTCGGACTCGCCCTGGTGTTCGGCGCGATGCGCGTGATCAACATGGCGCACGGCGAGCTCGTGCTGCTCGCCGCATACATCGCGTACACGTTCGAGACGCGCACCGGCATCAACCCGATGTTCGCGATTCCCGTGGCGATTCCGGTGGTGTGCGCGGCCGCGGCGATCGCGTGGTACCTGGTGAGCCGCATCAAGCGCGACCGCGAGCTGAACTCGCTGATCCTCACCTACGGGATCGGCATCGTGATGACCAACGCGGTGCTGCTGATCTGGGCCGCCGACGTGCGCTCGACGGGTTCCGCCTGGATGCAGGACAGCGTTGCGCTCGCCGGCCTGCCCGACGTGATGAGCATGCGCAGCGAACTGCTCGCGTTCGCGATCAGCGTCGTGCTGATGGCGGGCCTGTGGTGGTGGCTGTCGCGCTCGTGGTACGGCCGCGCGGTGCGTGCGATTTCGAGCAATCGCGCGGCCGCCGCGCTGATGGGCATCGACCCGCATCGGACCGAGCTGGCCGCGTTTCTCGTCGCCGGCGTGCTGGCGTCGTGCGCCGGCGTCGCAATCTATGCGAGCAGTTCGATCCAGCCGTCGATCGGCGAGGCATTGACCGTGAAGGCGTTCATCATCACCGTGCTGGCCGGCATCGGCTCGATCCCGGGCGTGCTGCTCGCCGCACTGCTGCTCGGCATCGTCGAGGCGCTGACCGTCACGCTGTACAGTTCGGCACTGCAGCAGATGGCCGGCATGGTGCTGTTCCTGATCGTGCTGTACGTGCTGCCGAACGGGCTGTTCGGCGTGGCGAGGAGACGAGGATGA
- a CDS encoding ABC transporter substrate-binding protein yields the protein MSGLDRKARAPRGRWRHAMPALLIAALAVARLACAGELPVGVELPLTGAMARAGNAQLEGIRIAASLFNQRGGKHTVKLSVIDDEAQPAKAVSAVEQLASQRVLAITGGYGSNLVSPASEAADKAGLVYITSGGVDAGMTSRGLKRFFRLGPVSGYVRAIAGLLGEMGAKSVSIVASTKQAPADLARSLSVALAAQGVKVTAHPYDAAMTDFKPIVNKIKLQDRPDVMLMVGYENDYIGILRAAKVLKPSLKAVVGAWALATPKMASEFPDLVDNVYGNAMLPYPVQFASPEGRAFVAAYQRAYRKEPDYLAEFAYVQSMLLFDALARAADKGALTADGVAGELRNRPFDTLIGSVRFDDRGDNPAFVNNMAQIQGGKLAIVWPKARATGSSRYPALPW from the coding sequence ATGTCAGGTTTGGACAGGAAGGCGCGCGCGCCGCGCGGACGGTGGCGGCACGCCATGCCGGCGTTGCTGATCGCCGCGCTCGCGGTCGCGCGGCTCGCTTGCGCGGGCGAACTGCCGGTGGGCGTCGAATTGCCGCTGACGGGGGCGATGGCGCGCGCGGGCAACGCGCAGCTCGAGGGCATCCGGATCGCGGCGTCGCTGTTCAACCAGCGCGGCGGCAAGCACACGGTGAAGCTCAGCGTGATCGACGACGAGGCGCAGCCGGCGAAGGCCGTGTCCGCGGTCGAGCAGCTTGCATCGCAGCGGGTGCTCGCGATCACGGGCGGCTACGGGTCGAACCTCGTGAGCCCGGCGTCGGAAGCCGCCGACAAGGCGGGGCTCGTCTACATCACGTCGGGCGGCGTCGATGCGGGGATGACGTCGCGCGGGCTCAAGCGCTTCTTCCGCCTCGGCCCGGTGTCGGGTTACGTGCGTGCGATCGCCGGGCTGCTCGGCGAGATGGGCGCGAAGTCGGTGTCGATCGTCGCGTCGACGAAGCAGGCGCCCGCCGATCTCGCGCGGAGCCTGTCCGTCGCGCTGGCCGCGCAGGGCGTCAAGGTGACCGCGCATCCGTACGATGCGGCGATGACGGATTTCAAGCCGATCGTCAACAAGATCAAGCTGCAGGACCGTCCGGACGTGATGCTGATGGTCGGCTACGAGAACGACTACATCGGCATCCTGCGCGCGGCGAAGGTGTTGAAGCCGTCGCTCAAGGCGGTGGTGGGTGCGTGGGCGCTCGCGACGCCGAAGATGGCGAGCGAATTCCCCGATCTCGTCGACAACGTGTACGGCAATGCGATGCTGCCGTATCCGGTGCAGTTCGCGTCGCCGGAAGGCCGCGCGTTCGTCGCCGCGTATCAGCGCGCATATCGCAAGGAGCCGGACTACCTGGCCGAATTTGCGTACGTGCAGTCGATGCTGCTGTTCGACGCACTGGCGCGCGCGGCCGACAAGGGCGCGCTGACGGCCGACGGCGTCGCCGGCGAGCTGCGCAACCGTCCGTTCGACACGCTGATCGGCAGCGTCCGCTTCGACGACCGTGGCGACAATCCGGCATTCGTCAACAACATGGCACAGATCCAGGGCGGGAAGCTCGCGATCGTCTGGCCGAAAGCGCGCGCGACCGGCTCGTCGCGGTATCCGGCGTTGCCGTGGTGA
- a CDS encoding acyl-CoA dehydrogenase family protein, translating into MDFTYSEEQQMIADSLRRFIDSEYTFERRRKRSRQGGAFDRAIWSAFAELGVLGLTIDAEYGGFGEGAASRLVVQRELGRGLVVEPVVPCAAVAAATLGAYGSAGQKAAWLGGIASGEKIVSVAYLEAQSRYRTEAVRASAERSGSGYVLNGVKSLVWHGEVADALLVTARIGGSNDVGLFIVPRDAAGVALTGYPTMDGLRAADLTLDGVVAGGDTLIDGGLRALQHGLDHGVAALCAEAAGAMERLIEMTAEYLRTRRQFGKPLGAFQALQHRMADMLVQKELALSMAYVAAQALDEADDARRTRMLSAAKVTIAKAGRLVGQQAVQLYGGMGMTDALDVGDYFKRLTMFDPLFGDSDYHIARYCGAMAP; encoded by the coding sequence ATGGACTTTACCTATAGCGAAGAGCAGCAGATGATCGCCGACAGCCTGCGCCGGTTCATCGACAGCGAATACACGTTCGAACGCCGGCGCAAGCGCTCGCGGCAAGGCGGGGCGTTCGATCGCGCGATCTGGTCCGCGTTCGCGGAACTGGGCGTGCTCGGCTTGACGATCGATGCCGAATACGGCGGCTTCGGCGAAGGGGCGGCAAGCCGCCTCGTCGTGCAGCGCGAACTGGGCCGCGGGCTGGTGGTCGAGCCGGTCGTGCCGTGCGCGGCGGTGGCGGCCGCGACGCTCGGCGCCTACGGCAGCGCCGGGCAGAAGGCGGCGTGGCTCGGCGGCATCGCGAGCGGCGAGAAGATCGTGTCGGTCGCGTATCTCGAAGCGCAGTCGCGCTACCGCACGGAGGCGGTGCGCGCGAGCGCGGAGCGCAGCGGCAGCGGCTACGTGCTGAACGGCGTGAAGTCGCTGGTGTGGCATGGCGAGGTGGCCGACGCGCTGCTGGTGACGGCACGCATCGGCGGATCGAATGACGTGGGCCTGTTCATCGTGCCGCGCGACGCAGCGGGCGTCGCGTTGACCGGCTATCCGACGATGGACGGCCTGCGTGCCGCCGATCTGACGCTCGATGGCGTCGTGGCGGGCGGCGACACGCTGATCGACGGCGGGCTGCGCGCGCTCCAGCACGGGCTCGATCACGGCGTCGCGGCGCTCTGCGCGGAAGCTGCCGGCGCGATGGAGCGCCTGATCGAGATGACCGCCGAGTATCTGCGCACGCGCCGGCAGTTCGGCAAGCCGCTCGGCGCGTTCCAGGCGCTGCAGCACCGGATGGCGGACATGCTCGTGCAAAAGGAGCTCGCGTTGTCGATGGCCTACGTCGCGGCGCAGGCGCTCGACGAAGCCGACGACGCGCGACGCACGCGGATGCTGTCGGCCGCGAAGGTGACGATCGCGAAAGCAGGTCGCCTCGTCGGCCAGCAGGCCGTGCAGTTGTACGGCGGGATGGGGATGACCGACGCGCTCGACGTCGGCGACTACTTCAAGCGCCTGACGATGTTCGACCCGCTGTTCGGCGACAGCGATTACCACATCGCGCGCTATTGCGGCGCGATGGCGCCGTGA
- a CDS encoding branched-chain amino acid ABC transporter permease, translated as MTRNACVTALLLALYAGVPLAAGRNPYLMSLAVATLTIAALALAWSLLGNLGGMVSFGHNAFFGVGSYLTAVLTLKAGWPVFPAMLAGGVGAVAASLAMLPALRLKGPYFALAILAYAEIFRILTTEWSGVTGGAGGLSSIPAFPVAMGVDFGTKTGAYWLILSLVCAFTLVYAKLRGSHVGLALRAMHESEDATRVVGVNSVMLKLSMLMLSALMTGLVGAFNTHYINFIEPDYAFGASWAVMPIIAAMFGGYRTLSGPLLGAVAVYLVDQLVLKALLPTGHQIVLGMLLVATIIVSPSGLSALAARRFQRGAYAAN; from the coding sequence ATGACACGCAATGCCTGTGTGACGGCGCTGCTGCTGGCGCTCTACGCCGGCGTGCCGCTGGCCGCCGGACGCAATCCGTACTTGATGAGTCTGGCGGTCGCGACGCTGACGATCGCCGCGCTCGCGCTCGCGTGGTCGCTGCTCGGCAATCTCGGCGGCATGGTGAGTTTCGGACACAACGCATTCTTCGGCGTGGGGTCCTATCTGACCGCCGTACTGACGCTGAAGGCCGGCTGGCCGGTGTTTCCCGCGATGCTCGCGGGCGGCGTCGGCGCAGTCGCGGCGTCGCTCGCGATGCTGCCCGCGCTGCGCCTGAAGGGGCCGTATTTCGCGCTCGCGATTCTCGCGTATGCGGAGATCTTCCGGATCCTGACGACGGAGTGGTCGGGCGTGACGGGCGGCGCGGGCGGCCTGTCGAGCATCCCGGCGTTCCCCGTCGCGATGGGTGTCGATTTCGGCACGAAGACGGGCGCGTACTGGCTGATCCTGTCGCTCGTCTGCGCGTTCACGCTCGTGTATGCGAAGTTGCGCGGCAGTCACGTCGGGCTGGCGTTGCGCGCGATGCACGAATCGGAGGACGCGACGCGCGTCGTCGGCGTCAACAGCGTGATGCTGAAGCTGTCGATGCTGATGCTGTCTGCGCTGATGACAGGCCTCGTCGGCGCGTTCAACACGCATTACATCAACTTCATCGAGCCCGACTACGCGTTCGGCGCGTCGTGGGCGGTGATGCCGATCATCGCCGCGATGTTCGGCGGCTACCGGACGCTGTCCGGGCCGCTGCTCGGCGCGGTCGCGGTGTATCTCGTCGATCAACTCGTGCTGAAGGCGCTGCTGCCGACGGGCCATCAGATCGTGCTCGGCATGTTGCTGGTCGCGACGATCATCGTCAGTCCGTCCGGATTGTCCGCGCTCGCGGCGCGGCGTTTCCAGCGAGGTGCGTATGCGGCGAACTGA
- a CDS encoding ABC transporter substrate-binding protein, protein MRHAAGRGRLAAAAVMLGWAALAQAAEWRIGVELPLTGTLAQAGTEMYRGIQVAADIYNRQHPQDRISLIAIDDESNPAKAVAAVEKLASQNVVAIAGAANSNCAGPASEAANKAGLVYVTSGGTSDDLVRRGLKTFFRVSNTQGYTKGMQGLFAALGVKSVAIVYSTKDATSDLAKRLDAALKAGGIATTLHAFDPSTSDFKPILSKVKLQDRPDAMAMIGYENDYVGILRAARVLKPNLKAIAAPWAFASPRVAASFPDLVPNVYGATVLASPPDLRSAEQRDFADTYRRLFKTESNYQSQTSFVYAQLLFGAIARARKDGTLAKGGLADALRKTAANDTFIGPVGFDANGDNPAYVANMGQFGRDGRLSVVWPAARATAKPQFPGVPW, encoded by the coding sequence ATGAGACACGCTGCAGGACGCGGCCGACTGGCGGCCGCCGCCGTGATGCTGGGATGGGCCGCGCTCGCGCAGGCGGCGGAGTGGCGGATCGGCGTCGAGCTGCCGCTGACCGGCACGCTCGCGCAGGCGGGCACCGAAATGTATCGCGGCATCCAGGTCGCGGCCGACATCTACAACCGGCAGCATCCGCAGGACAGGATTTCGCTGATCGCGATCGACGACGAGTCGAATCCCGCGAAAGCGGTTGCCGCCGTCGAGAAACTCGCGTCGCAGAACGTGGTGGCGATCGCGGGCGCGGCGAACTCGAATTGCGCGGGGCCGGCATCCGAGGCCGCGAACAAGGCGGGGCTCGTCTACGTGACGTCCGGCGGCACCAGCGACGATCTGGTGCGGCGCGGCCTGAAGACGTTCTTTCGCGTCAGCAACACGCAGGGCTATACGAAGGGGATGCAGGGGCTCTTCGCGGCACTCGGCGTGAAGTCGGTCGCGATCGTCTATTCGACGAAGGACGCGACCAGCGATCTCGCGAAGCGGCTCGATGCGGCGCTGAAGGCGGGCGGCATCGCGACGACGCTGCATGCGTTCGATCCGTCGACGAGCGACTTCAAGCCGATCCTGAGCAAGGTCAAATTGCAGGACAGGCCGGACGCGATGGCGATGATCGGCTACGAGAACGATTACGTCGGCATCCTGCGCGCGGCGCGCGTGCTCAAGCCGAACCTGAAGGCGATCGCCGCGCCGTGGGCGTTCGCGAGCCCGCGGGTCGCCGCGTCGTTTCCCGACCTCGTGCCGAACGTCTATGGCGCGACCGTGCTAGCGTCGCCGCCGGACCTCCGCTCGGCCGAGCAGCGCGATTTCGCCGACACGTACCGGCGCCTGTTCAAGACCGAATCGAACTACCAGTCACAGACGTCGTTCGTCTATGCGCAACTGCTGTTCGGCGCGATCGCGCGCGCCCGGAAGGACGGTACGCTCGCGAAGGGCGGCCTGGCGGACGCGCTGCGCAAGACCGCCGCGAACGATACGTTCATCGGCCCGGTCGGCTTCGACGCGAACGGCGACAACCCGGCCTACGTCGCGAACATGGGCCAGTTCGGCCGCGACGGCAGGTTGTCGGTGGTCTGGCCGGCCGCTCGCGCGACCGCGAAGCCGCAGTTCCCCGGCGTGCCCTGGTAA
- a CDS encoding class I adenylate-forming enzyme family protein, whose amino-acid sequence MPLDRYPAQRISDIPRYWASRTPDNVAVFEDARIVTFAALWANVEAAQRYLRSQGVGTGDRVLVAAENCLAVVTLLFALSELGAWPAIVNARLSEREMDVIRAHCRPRLMLFTHAASPDALRHGVRCHAREIAPPGLGPLMASAVDETSEREQDALARDVAALIYTSGTTGQPKGVMVTHRGLLHFARVSAESRNMQPDDCAYAVMPMSHIFGLATLLLATFQAGASLYLCPRFNAADVCAALGREAISILQGVPTMFNRIAAHVRNSGCAIASPRLRYLYTGGGPLDPTLKQDVEALFGLPLHHGYGMTEYAGSLFITRMDRPRNDCSSGEIVDGAELRIVGPDGAAVRDGEPGELWVRGPGVMRGYYRAPELTADAFRPDGWLNTGDIGRLGADGALFIVGRTKDLIIRSGFNVYPIEVESVINTFPSVRQSAVVGRPSADGNEEVIAFVELNEGQAFDAPMLQEYLAERLSPYKRPGRIVRVAAIPTTASGKLLKQQLRAMLADLK is encoded by the coding sequence ATGCCACTGGACCGCTATCCGGCGCAACGAATCAGCGACATTCCCCGCTACTGGGCGAGCCGGACTCCCGACAACGTGGCGGTGTTCGAGGACGCGCGGATCGTCACCTTCGCCGCGTTGTGGGCGAACGTCGAAGCGGCGCAGCGCTACCTGCGTTCGCAAGGCGTCGGCACCGGCGATCGCGTGCTGGTTGCCGCCGAGAACTGTCTCGCGGTCGTCACGCTGCTGTTCGCGCTGTCGGAACTCGGCGCATGGCCGGCGATCGTCAACGCGCGGCTGTCGGAGCGCGAAATGGACGTGATCCGCGCGCATTGCCGGCCGCGGCTGATGCTGTTCACCCATGCAGCGTCGCCGGACGCGCTGCGGCATGGCGTGCGCTGCCATGCGCGCGAGATCGCGCCGCCGGGCCTCGGTCCGCTGATGGCGAGCGCCGTCGACGAGACGAGCGAACGCGAGCAGGACGCGCTCGCGCGCGACGTCGCCGCATTGATCTACACGTCCGGGACAACCGGCCAGCCGAAGGGCGTGATGGTCACGCACCGCGGCCTGTTGCACTTCGCGCGCGTATCGGCGGAGTCGCGCAACATGCAGCCCGACGACTGCGCGTACGCGGTGATGCCGATGTCGCACATCTTCGGTCTCGCGACACTGTTGCTGGCGACATTCCAGGCCGGCGCGAGCTTGTATCTGTGCCCGCGCTTCAACGCGGCCGACGTCTGCGCGGCGCTCGGGCGCGAGGCGATCTCGATCCTGCAGGGCGTGCCGACGATGTTCAACCGGATCGCCGCGCACGTGCGCAACAGCGGCTGCGCGATTGCGTCGCCGCGATTGCGCTATCTGTACACGGGCGGCGGTCCGCTCGATCCGACGCTCAAGCAGGACGTCGAGGCGCTGTTCGGCCTGCCGCTGCATCACGGTTACGGGATGACCGAATATGCCGGGTCGCTGTTCATCACGCGGATGGACCGGCCGCGCAACGACTGTTCGTCGGGCGAGATCGTCGATGGCGCGGAACTGCGCATCGTCGGGCCGGACGGCGCGGCCGTGCGCGACGGCGAGCCGGGCGAGCTGTGGGTGCGCGGCCCGGGCGTGATGCGCGGCTACTACCGCGCGCCCGAACTGACCGCCGACGCATTTCGCCCGGACGGCTGGCTCAACACGGGCGATATCGGCCGTCTCGGGGCGGACGGCGCGCTGTTCATCGTCGGCCGCACCAAGGATCTGATCATCCGCTCGGGCTTCAACGTGTATCCGATCGAGGTCGAATCGGTGATCAACACGTTTCCGTCGGTGCGTCAGTCGGCGGTCGTCGGCCGTCCGTCGGCGGACGGCAACGAGGAAGTGATCGCGTTCGTCGAACTGAACGAAGGACAGGCATTCGACGCGCCGATGCTGCAGGAGTACCTGGCCGAGCGCCTGTCGCCGTACAAGCGCCCCGGGAGGATCGTGCGCGTCGCGGCGATTCCGACCACCGCCAGCGGCAAGCTGCTCAAGCAACAACTGCGGGCCATGCTCGCGGATCTGAAGTAG